ctgtaaatgctcaacggttgcaataagacgaaaactaacagcttctataggcttctagccaccatagattgaatagggagagggattggaaacggaagtagtgtcacgtgacattttacattgaatttgcagcatggcaccagagagcctttgatgtcaatccgtgttacggttgctcaacacgcgggaaacaatgtttcatgaATATAATGATCACTACAAGATATTCAGAGCCCCCTAAAATGTCATTTTCATGCCCCCTAATGGTGAGCATCAGTTagaaaagaaaaaatacatttttgacttttgtgaagctagaggtacaaaacACGCTATGAGATCTTTATGTACCTATAATACTTCTAAtatagctaagactgtgcaactcatcggtacggtggccctgagcgttactattagttcaccttagctacttgatacttcgcctaccttagctactgggtagttcgcctaccttagctactgggtagttcacctaccttagctactgggtagttcgccaaccttagctactgggtagttcgccaaccttagctactgggtagttcgccaaccttagctactgggtagttcgccaaccttagctacttcgaagttgacctttgaactgtatgttaatGCTGCTGCTGGAGCCATGCAACTCAATATAAATGAGAGctccatgtatatatacaggtactgaggaTTATCTGCAGCCGGTTAGTGCTACCCTATGGGTAACAGCAATGCAAGATGAGAGTACCACACTTGATTCATTTGGAAGTTACATGTTATTCACAATACTAGCTCGTCTAATAGCTTGGGGCAATAGAGCTAGGATTAAGAGACCTTTTTcttctcttccccctcccctctgagaaaaggtctggccctaGACTAATACAACACATGCAGTTCAAGTTGTTCACGTTTATATCTCCTAATCCCATTGCAGCACAAGAATTCTGTACTATACAATGGTTCTGGTGTGGTACTCTAGTCTTGCATTGCTGTTAGATAAtcctcagtacctgtataCGTGCTATGTAGCTCTCATTATTGATCTCTAGTCACTATGTACAGTACGGCTACAGCAGTATTAAATAGAATTAACAtgcagttcaaaggtcaattgcgaagtagctaaggtaggtgaactgtCAAGCAGcgaaggtaggtgaactatcaagtagctaaggtaggcgaactatcaagtagaactacccagtagctaaggtaggtgaactacccagtagctaaggtaggcgaagtatcaagtagctaaggtgaactaatagtaacgctcagggccaccgtacatCGGTGTACTGTGTCCCATATGGTCTCAAGTGTCAGTTGGAAGTGCAAGTTTTAGTACAAATGTAGTATAATCTAGCAGACAAGATTTTACCAACGTTAgatacacagcctcgattaaaccccgGCGTAATGCGGATATAATTCGAggtaacttccgtttccaatccctctccctattcaatctatgtAGCCAccttctcttggattttgatttgtggattaggccactccaagtgatactctggtttctggtccaccgcccgcatcagattttatccttggatttctatcttattggatttctatctcattatttctactacgcatgagCAGAATGGTCCACgcggtacaaaatagtgtgataatgatattcatttgaaaaataatgagattcataaggtgaaattgataatgacataatgagaaaagccgcccgtccgcatgcaattagaaaaacttcaggaccagaaaccagagtgtcacttggagtggccttagcaaactaaagcttctttctctagttaggccactccaagtgacactctggtttctggtcctgaagtttttctaattgcatgcgggcgggcggcttttctcattatgtcattatcaatttcaccttatgaatctcattattttgcaaatgaatatcattatcacactattttgtaccacatggaccattctgcgcatgcgtagtagaaataatgagatagaaatccaataatgagatagaaatccaagaataaaatctgatgcgggcggtggaccagaaaccagagtatcacttggagtggccttatggctagtttgactcacatgcattgaaggctgttgcagtctcttcagaatctttcgtagcatcaactgttcgcacaaagtttctatgcaacttataagttagccttgcactaaagcgctaggtttttgttagctacaaaagtcagaaaagagctgcaaagctagCTACACTGTTACTTTGTaatctggccacgccctcccaaACACAGCATTGACTTCTGCAGACACGCCACTTATTCCTGtggatctaatgcgcatgcacgcTAATCACCACGTGTGAGAATATCCATCCCAGGCATCTAGCAGAatcaatcttcttctttgttgcttcctagatccttgaggtcctggcataagcagccacaaaacacaacaatgataccataattatacaattgaatAGATGCAAGTCAGATTAATTTATAcacttttcctcttctatacttcctcttctatacttcctcttctatacttttgagcgaaagcaaatcatggcaagagacattagcacagcgccagcttgaacactagttatagtATAGAAATTTTAGAGAAAATAggcgtggtctagctcagtcACTTGCTAGCTGTACCGTTGAGAGCTTACTCATGAACAACACATTCATGGACTGTATAGCGATGGGTCAGACAACTGttcagtataatttatagtgtgATGATGCCGGCTTAAGCTTGATGTTTCAAACCTTTATAAGCGCTcgaaaaaataattacagGAACGGTAGGCACTTCTTTTAGGGCCacaaaaattatgctgatacTGAcatggcgctgtaattacttTAATTATACggtaatgcttcgttctcaagaTATAGACTATGGTTTGCTAACTTAGAAGGCTTTTGCAGACTCTTCATCTGACAGACTCGTGTATAGCAACTGTTACAcctgttcgcacaaagtttctattcaacttatgagttaaaCTTGCACTATATAAagtgctagctgtttgttagctgcTTAGAAAAGAGCTCGAATTTTTAAGTTGACAAAATTAAACTTCAAGttacattgtagatctacacagtCGTGCTTCTATCATTGAAGACCATGACATTCATCAAGCGGGCCATCAGATATAGATTTCTGTTTCCACTATTCTATAATAaaaatgtgtgtgttttgtcaaacaacaaaataatataagtaatcatggtcgatcattacccactctttgagtttgcatgcatgcagcaaaattaaatgcaaaaaatgttcatcattataatgtgtgtataaaagctaatagctttatgttatgtagcttttggtatctccaccgaggcatcagtatAAAAGAATTGAATCATGTGATTTTTCTGTAAATTAAATTCTGTCACAATGCATAGTTCCATAAATGGCTGATGACAGCCAGTCAAGTGATACTCTCCTGCACACTGCTGCAAGCTGTGGGGACTTAGATCAGGTCAAAGAGTTGTTGAAAACAAAGCAATATGAAGTGAACGTCAGAAACTCACACAACCAAACATCTCTTCATCTCGCATGTGCTAATGGTCATCTTGATACGGTTTGGACACTAGTCAACAACTTTGGTGCTGACAAAGGAGCTTCTGATTATGACGGAAATACACCATTGCTCTTTGCTGCTAAGAACAAAcatgtgcaaataattatcatggtaATCCTATCATCAGTGTATTTCAACAAATGGCCCTGTTTCTTTAGTCATAGTGAGATGGATTCTCATGACGTTAAAATCTTTGAGGATGTCCTCTTCGAGTATTATAATGATTCTGAGGCTGTGGAGAAAACTATGCATCTGATAAGCAAATACTTTGTTGATTACAAGCAATTCAAGGATTATAAAGATGATGGCTTTATTACATTGTTTGTAGCTGCATCACTTGGTCTCAAAGAATTGCTTAATCATTTAGTTACAGAGAAAAAAGTAGACCTAAATAAAAAAGGTTTCCATGGCTTGTCTGTTCTCCACGGTGCCTGTGTCGGAGGACACGTACTGCTCACGGAGAGCCTTATATCAGAACATGGTATTTCACAGAAAGATAACAGCGGGCACTCAATTTTGCATTACGCTGCATTAGATGGGATTCCCTATTCATtcaatggtggtcatatagaactaatagacaaactggtgataCAATATGGCCTCGATATTGGAGATAGAGATGAaaatggaaacacacctctacatatggCAGCCTATgaaggacgtgttgaaacattaagacacctgatcagtaagcacagtgctgatgttgaatGCACTAATAACCAAAAAAATACACCATTGTTGTTAGCTGCACAAAGTGGTAATACACATGTTTTggatgcgttagtcaaagaattcaacatcagttgtcatgtccgaggtgacaatggttatactctccttcactatgcatgctatggtggtcatatagaaatgatagacaaattagtgcttgaatatggcctcaatcccgcagataaagataatgatggtgacacacctctacatattgcagcctacgaaggacgtgttgaaacagtgagacacctgatcattaagcacagtgctgatgttgaatGCACTAATAACCAAAACAGTACACTGTTGATGCTAGCTGCACAAAGAGGTAATACACATGTTTTCAatgcgttagtcaaagaattcaacagcagttgtcatgtccgaggtgacaatggttatactctccttcactatgcatgtggtggtggtcatatagaaatgatagacaaattagtgcttgaatatggcctcgatcccacagataaagataatgatggtaacacacctctacatactgcagcctccattaaaggacgtgttgaaacagtgagacacctaaTTAGCAAGCACaatgctgatgttgattgcactaataatcagaacaatactccattgatgctagctgtgtttaatggttgtgtgcatgttttggatatgctaatcaaagaattcaacagcagttgtcatgtccgagatgacgatggttatactctccttcactatgcatgcgatggtggtcatatagaactgatagacaaattagtgcttgaatatggcctcaatcccgcagataaagataatgatggtaacacacctctacatgttGCAGCCATTGcaggacgtgttgaaacagtgagacacctgattagcaagcacagtgctgatgttgattgcactaataatcagaacaatactccattgatgctagctgtgtttaatggttgtgtgcatgttttggatatgctaatcaaagaattcaccagcagttgtcatgtccgagatgacgatggttatactctccttcactatgcatgcgatggtggtcatatagaactgatagacaaattagtgcttgaatatggcctcaatcccgcagataaagataatgatggtaacacacctctacatattgcagccgttaaaggacatgttgaaacagtgagacacctgattagcaagcacagtgctgatattgattgcactaacaactacaacaatacaccattgatggaggctgcgctgaatggtcatgtgcatgttttgaatatgctaatcaaagaattcaacagcagttgtcatgtccgaggttacaatggttatactctccttcactatgcatgcgatggtggtcatatagaactgatagacaaattagtgcttgaatatggcctcaatcccgcagataaagataatgatggtgacacacctctacatattgcagccattaaaggacgtgttgaaacagtgagacacctgattagcaagcacagtgctgatattgattgcactaacaactacaacaatactccattgatgcgtgctgcgctgaatggttgtgtgcatgttttggatatgctaatcaaagaattcaacaacAGTTGTCATGTTCGAGGTtgcaatggttatactctccttcactgtgcatgcgatggtggtcatatagaactgatagacaaattagtgcttgaatatggcctcgatctcgcagataaagataatgatggtgacacacctctacatattgcagccattaaaggacgtgttgaaacagtgagacacctgattagcaagcacagtgctgatattgattgcactaacaaCTACAACAATACACCAGGGATGGTTGCTGTGTGGACTggtcgtgtgcatgttttggatatgctaatcaaagaattcaacagcagttgtcatgtccgagattacaatggttatactctccttcactatgcatgcggtggtggtcatatagaactgatagacaaattagtgcttgaatatggcctcgatctcGCAGATAAAggtaatgatggtaacacacctctacatattgcagccgttaaaggacatgttgaaacagtgagacacctgattagcaaacacaatgctgatgttgattgcactaataatcagaacaatactccattgatgctagctgtgtttaatggttgtgtgcatgttttggatatgctaatcaaagaattcaacagcagttgtcatgtccgagatgacgatggttatactctccttcactatgcatgcgatggtggtcatatagaactgatagacaaattagtgcttgaatatggcctcaatcccgcagataaagataatgatggtaacacacctctacatattgcagccgttaaaggacatgttgaaacagtgagacacctgattagcaagcacaatgctgatgttgattgcactaataatcagaacaatactccattgatgctagctgtgtttaatggttgtgtgcatgttttggatatgctaatcaaagaattcaacagcagttgtcatgtccgagatgacgatggttatactctccttcaccaagcatgcgatggtggtcatatagaactgatagacaaattagtgcttgaatatggcctcaatcccgcagataaagataatgatggtaacacacctctacatattgcaacCATGAgaggacgtgttgaaacagtgagacacctgattagcaagcacagtgctgatgttgattgcactaataatcagaacaatactccattgatgctagctgtgtgGACTGGtcatgtgcatgttttggatatgctaatcaaagaattcaatagcagttgtcatgtccgagattacaatggttatactctccttcactatgcatgcggtggtggtcatatagaactgatagacaaattagtgcttgaatatggcctcgatctcGCAGATAAAggtaatgatggtaacacacctctacatattgcagccaacTTCGggcatgttgaaacagtgagacacctgattagcaagcacagt
This region of Halichondria panicea chromosome 12, odHalPani1.1, whole genome shotgun sequence genomic DNA includes:
- the LOC135344764 gene encoding uncharacterized protein LOC135344764 encodes the protein MADDSQSSDTLLHTAASCGDLDQVKELLKTKQYEVNVRNSHNQTSLHLACANGHLDTVWTLVNNFGADKGASDYDGNTPLLFAAKNKHVQIIIMVILSSVYFNKWPCFFSHSEMDSHDVKIFEDVLFEYYNDSEAVEKTMHLISKYFVDYKQFKDYKDDGFITLFVAASLGLKELLNHLVTEKKVDLNKKGFHGLSVLHGACVGGHVLLTESLISEHGISQKDNSGHSILHYAALDGIPYSFNGGHIELIDKLVIQYGLDIGDRDENGNTPLHMAAYEGRVETLRHLISKHSADVECTNNQKNTPLLLAAQSGNTHVLDALVKEFNISCHVRGDNGYTLLHYACYGGHIEMIDKLVLEYGLNPADKDNDGDTPLHIAAYEGRVETVRHLIIKHSADVECTNNQNSTLLMLAAQRGNTHVFNALVKEFNSSCHVRGDNGYTLLHYACGGGHIEMIDKLVLEYGLDPTDKDNDGNTPLHTAASIKGRVETVRHLISKHNADVDCTNNQNNTPLMLAVFNGCVHVLDMLIKEFNSSCHVRDDDGYTLLHYACDGGHIELIDKLVLEYGLNPADKDNDGNTPLHVAAIAGRVETVRHLISKHSADVDCTNNQNNTPLMLAVFNGCVHVLDMLIKEFTSSCHVRDDDGYTLLHYACDGGHIELIDKLVLEYGLNPADKDNDGNTPLHIAAVKGHVETVRHLISKHSADIDCTNNYNNTPLMEAALNGHVHVLNMLIKEFNSSCHVRGYNGYTLLHYACDGGHIELIDKLVLEYGLNPADKDNDGDTPLHIAAIKGRVETVRHLISKHSADIDCTNNYNNTPLMRAALNGCVHVLDMLIKEFNNSCHVRGCNGYTLLHCACDGGHIELIDKLVLEYGLDLADKDNDGDTPLHIAAIKGRVETVRHLISKHSADIDCTNNYNNTPGMVAVWTGRVHVLDMLIKEFNSSCHVRDYNGYTLLHYACGGGHIELIDKLVLEYGLDLADKGNDGNTPLHIAAVKGHVETVRHLISKHNADVDCTNNQNNTPLMLAVFNGCVHVLDMLIKEFNSSCHVRDDDGYTLLHYACDGGHIELIDKLVLEYGLNPADKDNDGNTPLHIAAVKGHVETVRHLISKHNADVDCTNNQNNTPLMLAVFNGCVHVLDMLIKEFNSSCHVRDDDGYTLLHQACDGGHIELIDKLVLEYGLNPADKDNDGNTPLHIATMRGRVETVRHLISKHSADVDCTNNQNNTPLMLAVWTGHVHVLDMLIKEFNSSCHVRDYNGYTLLHYACGGGHIELIDKLVLEYGLDLADKGNDGNTPLHIAANFGHVETVRHLISKHSADIDCTNNQNDTPLMCAAWNGRVHVLDMLIKEFNSSCHVRRYKGWTLLHYACCGGHIELIDKLVLEYGLNPADKDNDGNTPLHIAAVKGHVETVRHLISKHSADIDCTNNYNNTPLMGAALNGRVHVLDMLIKEFNSSCHVRGYNGYTLLHYACDGGHIELIDKLVLEYGLDLADKDNDGNTSLHVAAIKGHVETVRLLITQHKIDINITNNVYSTPLCLAAEGGHEIVIHAFSKEFKCSPHNRGYNGQTLLHYAFQNGHVELLYKLVVQYKVDPTIRDNDGNTPLHLLCPTPHTEDMLRTILCKYQYWTVFQVNNKGNTPLHTATLYGQAHCARLLLQKYEAPLFVRNTDGKTALDLAKLQRKQEIVTIYENHTSKLQLTYEQLDELAKKEFTGEKNLTRIFVVGHPGAGKSTLVETIKKKGFFSYFSTSTVAPHTAGIIPSTYDSSYYGRMIIYDFAGDSEYYSSHAAIMESINTSKGSNIYLIVCDLSKGEEAAATKYSYWLSFLSYNIKQFSNMIILPVGSHADVINKTSVEQVLRVLDSVSQKFCSSSKIDGFQIEQSVSLDSRKRGTVVNDIKELTKKFSNLVSLSPETSTLLGLLKKDFEHVPACKVSLLISHIEDTGIPLPLNSSSLYTLVRELHDLGLLMMIEREGDSIENHIIILKISTFTSNVHKKLFSESAKADLTEHIDQLKFSVGIIPESLLERVLPEYITKESLLKLQYCHEIENLYVEEDHTLSQLTSEPVPTDSASKEKSHLFFPALCDLKLEDIQWPKSEGDKITLGWYAKCDGDRFDFFPTRFLHVLIVHLSHNFALKQILPTRHRLSTTASNSLIAEVHAANPSCHVWSTGLHWLMKNGVEVFVDMPKEADSKELVVLARSDVRNQAKCSETLHQVIQKVVEAKMEFCASILPTVYLLDPSNLKDEPFMNALSSSKYALSDIEEALAEGTEEVADKDRQCFSTPIKEWISPTRWAISYWNLFFPMNTFLVHSALQEVKDAQWKLLGMSLPIPWNKLDDIENNDSSYPGDIAKKEEVIRLWMSQEPTWIVLVDALNQSAYEWSQNSSQISQKHNVPLQKKILEKDSSLRPDEDFLQSFAAVIGSRWQCLAFPLSLTSEDIVSIKRETRGAEPTRQALVMLQKWAARETAIYGQLRERLRTLSVFNI